One segment of Streptosporangium brasiliense DNA contains the following:
- a CDS encoding PP2C family protein-serine/threonine phosphatase: protein MTAVRPVGDIDRTHQDPSRAPGEELLRAIVEASAEGVVLCGADGAVVMVNAAAARMAPEVSPGRPAASGAAAGLFDHDHPEGQDREVGHGQRLLRVRREAFGIAHHAWYLRDVTAESARTGALLAERRRTEFLMEAGRRLSASLNTRRCARTTVELAVSFLADVAMVVLPPAGRRQASWLRSAGGRQALQEGTVTTASTAQVPGLAEALAGFPPVPSRWLDPAQVPGWLLPEEFGQAQHLLVTPLPGNGVPAGALVLARREGGPAFEEEAETLVRIFAARAGAAISAAALYQEQSATNAILTRDLLPPALPTLPGLELAGSLRAAQQAALIGGDFYDVFLPAPGEPLVVLGDICGKGAHAAVLAGQVRQSLRALLLTETDPGRLASLLNRSLLASPVPNSYLTLVLGALRAGADGRVRMDLAVAGHPAPLILRRDGTVREVAAGGPLLGALETVTVTPLTVELAPGEVCLFYSDGITEAFGGPSGREMYGGRRLKDALSTCAGMPVAAVVERLEQLSTDWLGGDVQDDRALLAVQARPAR from the coding sequence ATGACCGCAGTACGGCCGGTCGGTGACATCGATCGCACGCACCAGGACCCGTCCCGGGCGCCGGGCGAGGAGCTGCTGCGCGCCATCGTGGAGGCCTCGGCCGAGGGTGTGGTGCTGTGCGGCGCCGACGGCGCCGTCGTCATGGTCAACGCCGCGGCGGCGCGGATGGCGCCGGAGGTCTCACCCGGCCGCCCCGCCGCCTCGGGCGCGGCCGCCGGGCTGTTCGACCACGACCACCCCGAGGGCCAGGACCGGGAGGTCGGCCACGGGCAGCGGCTCCTGCGGGTGCGCCGGGAGGCCTTCGGCATCGCCCATCACGCCTGGTACCTGCGTGACGTCACCGCCGAGTCGGCCAGGACCGGCGCGCTGCTGGCCGAGCGCCGGCGCACCGAGTTCCTGATGGAGGCCGGCCGCAGGCTGTCGGCCTCGCTCAACACGCGCCGCTGCGCCCGCACCACGGTCGAGTTGGCCGTCTCCTTCCTGGCAGACGTCGCCATGGTGGTGCTGCCGCCGGCCGGGCGCCGCCAGGCGAGCTGGCTGCGTTCGGCCGGCGGGCGCCAGGCCCTGCAGGAGGGCACGGTCACCACCGCCTCCACCGCGCAGGTGCCAGGCCTGGCCGAGGCGCTGGCGGGCTTCCCGCCCGTGCCCAGCCGGTGGCTGGACCCCGCCCAGGTGCCCGGATGGCTGCTGCCCGAGGAGTTCGGCCAGGCCCAGCACCTGCTCGTCACCCCGCTGCCCGGCAACGGCGTCCCGGCCGGGGCGCTGGTGCTGGCCCGCCGCGAGGGCGGCCCGGCCTTCGAGGAGGAGGCCGAGACCCTGGTGCGGATCTTCGCCGCCCGCGCGGGCGCGGCCATCTCGGCCGCCGCCCTGTATCAGGAGCAGAGCGCCACCAACGCGATCTTGACCAGGGACCTGCTGCCGCCGGCCCTGCCGACGCTGCCCGGCCTGGAGCTGGCGGGCTCGCTGCGCGCCGCCCAGCAGGCCGCCCTGATCGGCGGCGACTTCTACGACGTCTTCCTTCCCGCCCCCGGCGAGCCGCTGGTGGTCCTGGGCGACATCTGCGGCAAGGGCGCGCACGCCGCCGTCCTGGCCGGGCAGGTCCGCCAGTCGCTGCGCGCGCTGCTGCTGACCGAGACCGACCCCGGGCGGCTGGCGTCACTGCTCAACCGCTCCCTACTGGCCTCCCCCGTCCCCAACTCCTATCTCACCCTCGTCCTGGGCGCGCTGCGGGCCGGCGCCGACGGCCGGGTGCGCATGGACCTGGCCGTGGCCGGGCATCCGGCGCCGCTCATCCTGCGCCGCGACGGCACCGTGCGGGAGGTCGCCGCCGGCGGCCCGCTGCTGGGCGCGCTGGAGACCGTCACCGTGACCCCCCTCACCGTCGAGCTGGCCCCCGGCGAGGTGTGCCTGTTCTACAGCGACGGCATCACCGAGGCCTTCGGCGGCCCCAGCGGCCGTGAGATGTACGGCGGGCGGCGGCTCAAGGACGCCCTGTCCACCTGCGCGGGCATGCCGGTGGCGGCGGTGGTGGAACGGCTGGAGCAGCTCAGCACCGACTGGCTGGGCGGCGACGTCCAAGACGACCGGGCGCTGCTGGCC